A region from the Sandaracinus amylolyticus genome encodes:
- the proB gene encoding glutamate 5-kinase, whose amino-acid sequence MNERTAPDGRRVVVKVGSKSLVGDGSGPRFEALAKQIAALRAERRAVLVVSSGAIALGRSALGFDKRPTEIAQLQACAAVGQSRLMRAWEEAFAPYGVPVAQLLLTHADLADRERYLNARAALDALWELGAVPVINENDTVAVEEIKFGDNDQLAAMVATLAGADLLVLLSDVEGLLDREGKRVPLVSDVSEALALVGASSSDLGTGGMASKLEAARRAAKRGVPVVIADARDGRALERVVSGEDVGTLIAPLGAKLASRKHWIAFTLRPRGTLLLDEGAAKAIRSGGRSLLPAGVIGVRGDFSPGDAVTLCDAAGAEIARGLARYGTRDVAKLAGANTRDIASILGFHGGDEIVHRDDLVVL is encoded by the coding sequence ATGAACGAGCGGACGGCGCCCGACGGGCGTCGGGTGGTCGTGAAGGTCGGCAGCAAGTCGCTCGTGGGCGACGGCAGCGGGCCTCGCTTCGAGGCGCTCGCCAAGCAGATCGCCGCGCTGCGCGCGGAGCGTCGCGCGGTGCTCGTGGTGTCGTCGGGCGCGATCGCGCTGGGGCGCAGCGCGCTCGGGTTCGACAAACGTCCGACGGAGATCGCGCAGCTCCAGGCGTGCGCCGCCGTCGGGCAGAGCCGGCTCATGCGCGCGTGGGAAGAGGCGTTCGCGCCCTACGGCGTGCCCGTCGCGCAGCTGCTGCTAACGCACGCGGATCTCGCGGATCGCGAGCGCTACCTGAACGCGCGCGCGGCGCTCGACGCGCTGTGGGAGCTCGGCGCGGTGCCGGTGATCAACGAGAACGACACCGTCGCGGTCGAGGAGATCAAGTTCGGCGACAACGACCAGCTCGCCGCGATGGTCGCGACGCTCGCGGGCGCGGATCTGCTCGTGCTCCTGAGCGACGTCGAGGGCCTGCTCGATCGCGAGGGGAAGCGCGTGCCGCTCGTGAGCGACGTGAGCGAGGCGCTCGCGCTCGTCGGCGCGAGCTCGAGCGATCTCGGGACCGGCGGGATGGCGAGCAAGCTCGAGGCGGCGCGACGCGCCGCGAAGCGCGGCGTGCCGGTGGTGATCGCGGACGCGCGCGACGGTCGCGCGCTCGAGCGCGTGGTGTCGGGCGAGGACGTGGGCACGCTGATCGCGCCGCTCGGCGCGAAGCTCGCGAGCCGCAAGCACTGGATCGCGTTCACGCTGCGCCCGCGCGGCACGCTGCTGCTCGACGAGGGCGCGGCGAAGGCGATCCGCTCGGGCGGGCGCTCGCTGCTGCCCGCGGGCGTGATCGGGGTGCGCGGCGACTTCTCGCCGGGCGACGCGGTGACGCTGTGCGACGCGGCGGGCGCGGAGATCGCGCGCGGCCTCGCGCGCTACGGCACGCGCGACGTCGCGAAGCTCGCGGGCGCGAACACGCGGGACATCGCGTCGATCCTCGGCTTCCACGGCGGCGACGAGATCGTCCACCGCGACGACCTCGTGGTGCTCTGA
- a CDS encoding HEAT repeat domain-containing protein → MFVPPPLAPTVEAALRDVAARTPEARAAALEVLATVETDELRARAIEAARTRLDDEAAVVRVAALVALGRLRDDASIDAILAKLERDEDPVVREVALIACAEIGGERALEAVIAALGDPRPEVRFQAVAAIAELSPERAPGHVMSRLDDDDARVRAHAASSLALLGDRPASRDALAARLDDPSAEVRAESALALATLGDDRAIPTLRRLLDDPERGLAAAEALGSLSPKGAARDDLARIARAFLKPLMLKAAASAALARAGDERGVEGLRSVLKALRADGRTYAVVAIGEQRIAALVPEIVALADRPRGADPVAIAETLARFATDSTEARAALERLAARDDEAGARARELLA, encoded by the coding sequence ATGTTCGTCCCTCCGCCGCTCGCGCCCACGGTCGAAGCTGCGCTCCGCGACGTCGCGGCGCGCACGCCCGAGGCGCGCGCGGCGGCGCTCGAGGTGCTCGCGACCGTCGAGACCGACGAGCTCCGCGCCCGCGCGATCGAGGCCGCGCGCACGCGGCTCGACGACGAGGCCGCGGTGGTGCGGGTCGCCGCGCTCGTCGCGCTCGGACGCCTTCGCGACGACGCGTCGATCGACGCGATCCTCGCGAAGCTCGAGCGCGACGAGGACCCGGTCGTGCGCGAGGTCGCGCTGATCGCGTGCGCCGAGATCGGCGGTGAGCGCGCGCTCGAGGCGGTGATCGCGGCGCTCGGCGATCCGCGGCCCGAGGTGCGCTTCCAGGCCGTCGCGGCGATCGCCGAGCTCTCGCCGGAGCGCGCGCCCGGCCACGTGATGAGCCGCCTCGACGACGACGATGCGCGGGTGCGCGCCCACGCCGCGAGCTCGCTCGCGCTGCTCGGTGATCGACCGGCGTCGCGCGACGCGCTCGCGGCGCGGCTCGACGATCCCAGCGCCGAAGTGCGCGCCGAGTCGGCGCTCGCGCTCGCGACGCTCGGCGACGATCGCGCGATCCCGACGCTGCGCCGCTTGCTCGACGATCCCGAGCGCGGCCTCGCCGCTGCCGAAGCGCTGGGCTCCCTCTCGCCGAAGGGCGCGGCGCGCGACGATCTCGCGCGCATCGCCCGCGCGTTCCTCAAGCCGCTGATGCTCAAGGCCGCTGCCTCGGCGGCGCTCGCGCGCGCCGGCGACGAGCGCGGCGTCGAGGGCCTGCGCAGCGTGCTCAAGGCGCTGCGCGCCGACGGGCGCACCTACGCCGTGGTCGCGATCGGCGAGCAGCGCATCGCCGCGCTGGTGCCCGAGATCGTCGCGCTCGCGGATCGCCCGCGCGGCGCCGATCCGGTCGCGATCGCCGAGACGCTCGCTCGCTTCGCAACCGACAGCACCGAGGCGCGCGCCGCGCTCGAGCGCCTCGCGGCGCGCGACGACGAGGCCGGTGCGCGCGCGAGAGAGCTGCTCGCGTGA
- the metG gene encoding methionine--tRNA ligase, which produces MQAKPFYVTTPIYYVNGKPHIGHAYSTVAADVLTRYARVRGRNARFLTGTDEHGQKIERVAAEQGLPPAEYCDRMIPAFRQCWEALHCEYDDFIRTTSPRHMQFAEEMWRRCEAAGDIYLGEYEGWYSVADETFYTEKELVDGKAPTGRPVERVKEPSYFFRLSKYTDKLLAFYESHPDFVRPEGRFNEVKSFVREGLRDLSLSRTTFRWGIPVPGAPDHVMYVWFDALSNYISALGGDRAPLYAEFWEPNARAVHLVGKDILRFHAVYWPAFLMSAGLPPPSQVWSHGWMTVNGAKMSKTEGNFLPPEPIADAVGADALRYYLMRDIAFGQDGDFSHQNLLARYHGDLGNGLGNLLNRIVSSIVPKSLEGRIPRIDASALGDREKELVQTAERAAKRAGQLLDDIAPHRALEAIWELVAAANKYVDQTEPWQLAKKGDTRRLEEVCYAVLESLRWLSVMLWPFLPEKADAMRTQLGLPALMPTVGLDAWPSAWGGLVGGTSVRPGAPLFPRFDEDQQRAIYERLGAPLPDALKKTSAGTPAAKSKSEKKMEAKPEAPKKEAAALPEGVISIDDLVKVDMRLGLVKSGERVPKSDKLLELKVDIGEPEPRTILAGIGKHYEPEQLVGRRIAVVVNLAPRAMMGRMSHGMVLAVSDDAGLSVLSPDKEITPGVKVK; this is translated from the coding sequence ATGCAAGCGAAGCCCTTCTACGTCACGACGCCCATCTACTACGTCAACGGCAAGCCCCACATCGGGCATGCCTACTCGACCGTCGCCGCCGACGTGCTCACGCGCTACGCGCGGGTGCGCGGGCGCAACGCGCGCTTCCTGACCGGCACCGACGAGCACGGGCAGAAGATCGAGCGCGTCGCCGCCGAGCAGGGCCTCCCCCCGGCCGAGTACTGCGACCGCATGATCCCGGCGTTCCGGCAGTGCTGGGAAGCGCTCCACTGCGAGTACGACGACTTCATCCGCACCACGTCGCCGCGGCACATGCAGTTCGCGGAGGAGATGTGGCGGCGCTGCGAGGCCGCCGGCGACATCTACCTCGGTGAGTACGAGGGCTGGTACTCGGTCGCCGACGAGACGTTCTACACCGAGAAGGAGCTCGTCGACGGCAAGGCGCCCACCGGCCGTCCCGTCGAGCGCGTGAAGGAGCCGAGCTACTTCTTCCGGCTCTCGAAGTACACCGACAAGCTCCTCGCGTTCTACGAGTCGCACCCCGACTTCGTGCGCCCCGAGGGCCGCTTCAACGAGGTGAAGTCGTTCGTGCGCGAGGGGCTGCGCGACCTCTCGCTCTCGCGCACCACGTTCCGCTGGGGCATCCCCGTGCCCGGCGCGCCCGACCACGTGATGTACGTGTGGTTCGACGCGCTCTCGAACTACATCAGCGCGCTCGGCGGTGATCGCGCGCCGCTCTACGCGGAGTTCTGGGAGCCGAACGCGCGCGCGGTGCACCTCGTCGGCAAGGACATCCTCCGCTTCCACGCCGTGTACTGGCCCGCGTTCCTGATGAGCGCCGGGCTGCCGCCGCCGTCGCAGGTCTGGTCGCACGGCTGGATGACGGTGAACGGCGCGAAGATGAGCAAGACGGAGGGCAACTTCCTCCCGCCCGAGCCCATCGCCGACGCGGTCGGCGCCGACGCGCTCCGCTACTACCTGATGCGCGACATCGCGTTCGGTCAGGACGGCGACTTCAGCCACCAGAACCTGCTCGCGCGGTATCACGGCGATCTCGGCAACGGGCTCGGCAACCTGCTGAACCGCATCGTCTCGAGCATCGTCCCCAAGAGCCTCGAAGGCCGCATCCCGCGCATCGACGCGAGCGCGCTCGGAGATCGCGAGAAGGAGCTCGTGCAGACCGCGGAGCGCGCCGCGAAGCGCGCGGGACAGCTGCTCGACGACATCGCGCCGCACCGCGCGCTCGAGGCGATCTGGGAGCTCGTCGCGGCGGCGAACAAGTACGTCGATCAGACCGAGCCGTGGCAGCTCGCGAAGAAGGGCGACACCCGGAGGCTGGAGGAGGTCTGCTACGCGGTGCTCGAGTCGCTGCGCTGGCTGAGCGTGATGCTCTGGCCCTTCCTGCCCGAGAAGGCCGACGCGATGCGCACGCAGCTCGGCCTGCCGGCGCTGATGCCGACGGTCGGGCTCGACGCGTGGCCGAGCGCGTGGGGCGGGCTCGTCGGGGGGACCAGCGTGCGCCCCGGCGCGCCGCTCTTCCCGCGCTTCGACGAGGACCAGCAGCGCGCGATCTACGAGCGCCTGGGCGCGCCGTTGCCGGACGCGCTGAAGAAGACGTCGGCGGGCACGCCCGCCGCGAAGAGCAAGAGCGAGAAGAAGATGGAAGCGAAGCCCGAAGCACCGAAGAAGGAAGCCGCCGCCCTGCCCGAGGGCGTGATCTCGATCGACGATCTCGTGAAGGTCGACATGCGGCTCGGGCTCGTGAAGAGCGGCGAGCGCGTGCCCAAGAGCGACAAGCTCCTCGAGCTGAAGGTCGACATCGGCGAGCCCGAGCCGCGCACGATCCTCGCGGGCATCGGCAAGCACTACGAGCCGGAGCAGCTCGTCGGCCGTCGCATCGCGGTGGTCGTGAACCTCGCGCCGCGCGCGATGATGGGCCGCATGTCGCACGGCATGGTGCTCGCGGTGAGCGACGACGCGGGCCTCAGCGTGCTCTCGCCCGACAAGGAGATCACCCCGGGCGTCAAAGTGAAGTGA
- a CDS encoding ATP-binding protein has product MSDPFDPILAQDTAVAILRAAVTRNRLPSAYLFEGPSGVGKQKAAIALAQAVLTADVPEPSRAEVMRRIAAGTHPDVRLFRPRDEGDRNIQVDTVREQILPFAQYAPFEAKHAFLVLPEADVSFPENHPEGANALLKTLEEPRPGVHFVLLAERPDRLLVTIRSRCQKVRFARLPPSALATILDRESADAAHRTAAIALADGRADRALSLSKEGAADALLDGALRIDEVTSRGVPGELIGLAEELAKKADVEHVLDALSTYYRDVAAAALGVPDEALAFRHQAERIRARAAAVGADRAARACERIRDAEERLEQNANKEILLGRVLFEIGR; this is encoded by the coding sequence ATGAGCGATCCCTTCGACCCGATCCTCGCGCAGGACACCGCGGTCGCGATCCTGCGCGCTGCGGTGACGCGCAATCGCCTGCCGTCGGCGTACCTCTTCGAAGGGCCGAGCGGCGTCGGCAAGCAGAAGGCGGCGATCGCGCTCGCCCAGGCGGTCCTCACCGCCGACGTGCCCGAGCCTTCGCGCGCCGAGGTGATGCGCCGCATCGCCGCGGGCACCCACCCCGACGTGCGCCTCTTCCGACCGCGCGACGAGGGCGATCGCAACATCCAGGTCGACACGGTGCGCGAGCAGATCCTGCCCTTCGCGCAGTACGCGCCGTTCGAGGCGAAGCACGCGTTCCTCGTCCTGCCCGAGGCCGACGTCTCGTTCCCCGAGAACCACCCCGAGGGCGCGAACGCGCTGCTCAAGACGCTCGAGGAGCCGCGCCCCGGCGTGCACTTCGTGCTGCTCGCCGAGCGCCCCGATCGCCTGCTCGTCACGATCCGCTCGCGGTGCCAGAAGGTCCGCTTCGCGCGCCTTCCACCGAGCGCGCTCGCGACGATCCTCGATCGCGAGAGCGCCGACGCCGCGCACCGCACCGCCGCGATCGCGCTCGCGGATGGGCGCGCCGATCGTGCGCTCTCGCTCTCGAAGGAAGGCGCGGCCGACGCGCTCCTCGACGGCGCGCTGCGCATCGACGAGGTCACGTCGCGCGGCGTGCCCGGCGAGCTGATCGGGCTCGCGGAGGAGCTCGCGAAGAAGGCCGACGTCGAGCACGTCCTCGACGCGCTGAGCACGTACTACCGCGACGTCGCCGCCGCCGCGCTCGGCGTGCCCGACGAGGCGCTCGCGTTCCGCCACCAGGCCGAGCGCATCCGCGCGCGTGCCGCCGCGGTCGGCGCCGATCGCGCGGCGCGCGCGTGCGAGCGCATCCGGGACGCCGAGGAGCGCCTCGAGCAGAACGCGAACAAGGAGATCCTCCTCGGTCGCGTGCTCTTCGAGATCGGCAGGTAG
- a CDS encoding TetR/AcrR family transcriptional regulator: protein MPPYPKSEKSAAQIVAAATRVLAQKGYARTSLLDIAREAGMSKGALHYHFPTKESLVEKVLENALSTITDRTLSAWEQAASDPFQVDLFEAMRTAIRELWEVRRTRTDEVAVIADLLAQALYDPALRPRLAEYYRTAAEQVNERLLPNLARVGLRPKVAPELLPRILVGLLDGLVMQHFVDDHAIDSGELVKAVESMAGALFELAPPPSS, encoded by the coding sequence GTGCCGCCCTATCCGAAATCCGAGAAGAGCGCAGCGCAGATCGTCGCGGCCGCGACGCGGGTGCTCGCCCAGAAGGGCTACGCGCGCACGTCGCTGCTCGACATCGCGCGCGAGGCCGGGATGTCGAAGGGCGCGCTCCACTATCACTTCCCGACGAAGGAGTCGCTCGTCGAGAAGGTGCTCGAGAACGCGCTCTCGACGATCACCGACCGCACGCTCTCGGCGTGGGAGCAGGCGGCGAGCGACCCGTTCCAGGTCGACCTCTTCGAGGCGATGCGCACCGCGATCCGCGAGCTCTGGGAGGTGCGTCGCACGCGCACCGACGAGGTCGCGGTCATCGCCGATCTGCTCGCCCAGGCGCTCTACGATCCCGCGCTTCGCCCTCGCCTCGCCGAGTACTACCGCACCGCCGCCGAGCAGGTGAACGAGCGCCTCTTGCCGAACCTCGCGCGCGTCGGGCTGCGTCCGAAGGTCGCGCCCGAGCTCCTGCCGCGCATCCTCGTCGGGCTGCTCGACGGGCTCGTGATGCAGCACTTCGTCGACGATCACGCGATCGACTCGGGCGAGCTCGTGAAGGCCGTCGAGTCGATGGCGGGCGCGCTGTTCGAGCTCGCGCCGCCTCCTTCGTCATGA
- a CDS encoding response regulator has product MRARVDVAAIVHTTDSLIGQPRVAVIDDRPPRVNLVLRTLAGARFRARGFTSPREALDVLASVRFDAVITDHRMGEFDATTLCARLRDKHGAQAPRVVLLTRSIHDVMIPDRELFASILEKPVSPAGLLVAIERALAPVRAARRLA; this is encoded by the coding sequence GTGCGTGCACGCGTCGATGTGGCGGCGATCGTGCACACCACCGACTCGCTGATCGGCCAGCCTCGGGTCGCCGTGATCGACGACCGACCACCGCGGGTGAACCTCGTCCTGCGGACTCTCGCCGGAGCGCGCTTCCGCGCGCGCGGCTTCACCTCGCCACGCGAGGCCCTCGACGTCCTGGCGTCCGTCCGTTTCGACGCCGTGATCACCGACCATCGCATGGGCGAGTTCGACGCGACCACGCTCTGCGCGCGCCTCCGCGACAAGCACGGAGCCCAGGCGCCGCGCGTCGTGTTGCTCACGCGCTCCATCCACGACGTGATGATCCCCGACCGCGAGCTCTTCGCGAGCATCCTCGAGAAGCCGGTCTCGCCCGCGGGTCTGCTGGTCGCGATCGAGCGGGCGCTCGCGCCGGTCCGCGCGGCGCGCCGGCTCGCCTGA
- a CDS encoding response regulator transcription factor — protein sequence MSDGAIRTRAARVLVVEDAPDLRALYVTWLLAHGYDVDEASDGRRAWERIRAERPDVVLLDLGLPTIDGQRVATWLRLDRQRRAPAVIVITGQLEPDAIQAARDAGVDAVLFKPCGEAEITAAIEAQLARASQADERAGSSTA from the coding sequence GTGAGCGACGGCGCCATCCGCACGCGCGCCGCGCGGGTGCTCGTCGTCGAGGACGCGCCCGACCTGCGCGCGCTCTACGTCACCTGGCTGCTCGCGCACGGCTACGACGTCGACGAGGCGTCCGACGGCCGCCGCGCGTGGGAGCGCATCCGCGCGGAGAGGCCCGACGTGGTGCTCCTCGATCTCGGCTTGCCGACGATCGACGGTCAGCGCGTCGCGACGTGGCTGCGCCTCGATCGGCAGCGGCGCGCCCCCGCGGTGATCGTGATCACCGGTCAGCTCGAGCCCGACGCGATCCAGGCCGCGCGCGACGCGGGCGTGGACGCGGTGCTCTTCAAGCCGTGCGGAGAAGCCGAGATCACCGCGGCGATCGAGGCGCAGCTCGCGCGCGCGTCGCAGGCGGACGAGCGCGCGGGGTCGAGCACGGCGTGA
- a CDS encoding response regulator, protein MQLEGITALVVDDHRDTLELAGMVLEWDGAHVLEAKSAEEALKLLDRNVVDVVVCDIYLPRLDGRAFVRELRRRHDQKREIPALAVSGDADPERVQLALDAGFDKFQAKPLDTDVLVEQVRRLVGR, encoded by the coding sequence ATGCAGCTCGAGGGCATCACGGCGCTCGTCGTCGACGATCACAGGGACACGCTGGAGCTCGCCGGGATGGTGCTCGAGTGGGACGGTGCTCACGTGCTGGAGGCCAAGTCTGCGGAGGAAGCCCTGAAGTTGCTGGATCGGAACGTGGTGGACGTGGTGGTGTGCGACATCTACCTGCCCCGGCTCGACGGTCGCGCGTTCGTGCGCGAGCTGCGCCGGAGGCACGATCAGAAGCGCGAGATCCCCGCGCTCGCGGTCTCGGGCGACGCCGATCCCGAGCGCGTGCAGCTCGCGCTCGACGCGGGGTTCGACAAGTTCCAGGCGAAGCCGCTCGACACCGACGTGCTCGTCGAGCAGGTGCGCAGGCTGGTGGGACGGTGA
- a CDS encoding response regulator, whose amino-acid sequence MSEASTGATALRRVLVVEDNDDVREMIRLYFEHAGLEVLQAADGRSGLEIALRERPDLVLMDLGLPGLDGFTLARAIRAEDPECRMRLVAMSGYAREQLGDRAEPGLVDRWLLKPVMPDVLLQLVRHG is encoded by the coding sequence ATGTCCGAAGCAAGCACGGGCGCAACAGCGCTCCGGCGGGTTCTGGTCGTCGAGGACAACGACGACGTGCGAGAGATGATCCGTCTCTACTTCGAGCACGCGGGGCTCGAGGTCCTGCAGGCGGCGGACGGGCGCTCCGGGCTCGAGATCGCGCTGCGCGAGCGCCCGGATCTCGTGCTCATGGATCTCGGGCTCCCCGGGCTCGACGGATTCACGCTCGCGCGCGCCATCCGCGCCGAGGACCCGGAGTGCCGCATGCGCCTCGTCGCGATGAGCGGCTACGCGCGCGAGCAGCTCGGTGATCGCGCCGAGCCGGGGCTCGTCGATCGTTGGCTGCTCAAGCCGGTGATGCCCGACGTGCTGCTCCAGCTGGTACGGCACGGCTGA
- a CDS encoding serine/threonine-protein kinase translates to MSDLEGLEHEDLPRPGERVGGRYVIARVLGSGATGVVYEAAHELTGKRVAIKWLRPDLASSESLTARFLREARAAAEIDHPNVVAVFDAGRERGTLFLAMELLTGEPLSAFLARGPHRVESVIATLMPALRGVAAAHERGIVHRDLKPDNVFLAAPRRGWPGGAKVLDFGISKLKQPVDGRELTHAGVFLGSPLYMAPEQILEPGKVDARGDVYSIGVMLYEGIAGRVPFEADTLPDLFRLVMHESPAPLRGMRPDVPVELDALIRGALSRERTSRPESVAVLARALEPFAGGVRFDPSEDELDVAPLEGGRTEIVSSIEVPQARRATDLDYSSEGTTQPAISLPEIHAAIHAGTTLSSRTSAPPGPRPWLDRVPEPLRTLPMIVALALVIFLIGLVLGLVV, encoded by the coding sequence GTGAGCGATCTCGAGGGCTTGGAGCACGAGGATCTGCCGCGGCCCGGCGAGCGGGTCGGAGGGCGCTACGTGATCGCGCGCGTGCTCGGCTCGGGCGCGACCGGCGTGGTGTACGAGGCGGCGCACGAGCTCACCGGCAAGCGCGTCGCGATCAAGTGGCTGCGCCCCGATCTCGCGTCGAGCGAGTCGCTGACCGCGCGCTTCTTGCGCGAGGCGCGCGCCGCCGCGGAGATCGATCATCCGAACGTCGTCGCGGTGTTCGACGCGGGGCGCGAGCGCGGGACGCTCTTCCTCGCGATGGAGCTGCTCACCGGCGAGCCGCTCAGCGCGTTCCTCGCGCGCGGGCCGCATCGGGTCGAGAGCGTGATCGCGACGCTGATGCCCGCGCTGCGGGGGGTCGCGGCGGCGCACGAGCGCGGGATCGTCCACCGCGATCTGAAGCCCGACAACGTGTTCCTCGCGGCGCCACGACGCGGATGGCCGGGCGGCGCGAAGGTGCTCGACTTCGGGATCTCGAAGCTCAAGCAGCCGGTCGACGGGCGCGAGCTCACGCACGCCGGCGTGTTCCTCGGGAGCCCGCTCTACATGGCGCCCGAGCAGATCCTCGAGCCCGGCAAGGTCGACGCGCGCGGCGACGTCTACTCGATCGGCGTGATGCTCTACGAGGGCATCGCGGGGCGCGTGCCGTTCGAGGCCGACACGCTGCCCGATCTGTTCCGCCTCGTGATGCACGAGTCGCCGGCGCCCCTGCGCGGCATGCGCCCCGACGTGCCGGTCGAGCTCGATGCGCTGATCCGTGGCGCGCTGAGCCGCGAGCGCACGTCGCGCCCGGAGTCGGTCGCGGTGCTCGCGCGTGCGCTCGAGCCGTTCGCGGGAGGCGTGCGCTTCGATCCGAGCGAGGACGAGCTCGACGTCGCACCGCTCGAAGGAGGGCGCACCGAGATCGTCAGCTCGATCGAGGTGCCGCAGGCGCGCCGCGCGACCGATCTCGACTACTCGTCGGAGGGCACGACGCAGCCCGCGATCTCGCTCCCGGAGATCCACGCCGCGATCCACGCGGGCACGACGCTCTCGAGCCGCACCAGCGCGCCACCGGGGCCGAGGCCGTGGCTCGATCGCGTCCCCGAGCCGCTGCGCACGCTGCCGATGATCGTCGCGCTCGCGCTGGTGATCTTCCTGATCGGCCTGGTGCTCGGGCTCGTCGTCTAG
- a CDS encoding septal ring lytic transglycosylase RlpA family protein, whose amino-acid sequence MRGALVIAALMLAACGAQRARSEHASDDTTTTSATPVVLPVSDWRAAYVDRRALRTMEGAASYYHDSLAGRSTASGEPYDPTEYTAANRTLPFGTVLRIVRIDTGRSVIVRVNDRGPFGRRRRLLDLSRAAAEELGMIERGVVRVRAEVLELGD is encoded by the coding sequence GTGCGCGGCGCGCTCGTCATCGCGGCGCTGATGCTCGCGGCGTGCGGCGCGCAGCGAGCACGCAGCGAGCACGCGAGCGACGACACCACGACGACCAGCGCGACACCGGTCGTGCTCCCGGTGAGCGACTGGCGTGCGGCCTACGTCGATCGTCGCGCGCTGCGCACGATGGAAGGCGCGGCGAGCTACTACCACGACTCGCTCGCGGGCCGGTCGACGGCGAGCGGCGAGCCGTACGATCCGACCGAGTACACCGCCGCGAACCGCACCCTGCCCTTCGGCACCGTGCTGCGCATCGTGCGCATCGACACCGGGCGCTCCGTGATCGTGCGGGTGAACGACCGCGGGCCCTTCGGTCGTCGCCGTCGTCTGCTCGATCTCTCGCGCGCCGCCGCGGAAGAGCTCGGCATGATCGAGCGCGGCGTGGTGCGCGTGCGCGCGGAAGTGCTCGAGCTCGGCGACTAG